The sequence below is a genomic window from bacterium.
GGAATACATCTGGGGGTACTGGAAGAAGCATGAGCTGCCCAACTTCTGTCCGAAGGACTTCTCGCAGCTCACCACCGTGGCGCGCCGCGCCTTGCGCCGAATGCAGCGCCGCCCCACGCTGGTGACCGCCTTCTGGCAGCAAGCGGAGCTGTTCTAGATCCCGTCACTATATTCTGCGAGACTCAATAGGGCGGCGTCGCGAGTGAGAAGCCGCTCGCGACGGTTCGCGCGCTGCACGCGACGACGCGACGCAGCGACATCCGTGCTCGCACGAGCAGCGCGGTGGCTCCGGAGCGACGCGCCAACCGCGCCCGCCGGCGACGACAGGGCCAGCGACGACGTGGATGATTGCTGTGGTTGCGACCCGTTCAACATGCCCCTCGTCTCCGGAGTTCCTGCCGGCCTAACGCCAGCGGTCAGCCGCGCGGGCCGCAGGCCCGCGTCGGCTGCACCGGGAAGTTAGAATGCTCTAGGACTCGAAGCCACTGTCGATCATGGACGAAGCTTCTTGGTTGGTAGGTGGCCAGGAGGAGAGGGCGTGGGCAATACGGGCAACGAGATGCGTTCCCAGTTGCCGCTGGACCTCCTCAACTCCGCAGAGAGGATCCGGGCGACAATCAATTCCCGCCGATACATGCCCATATGGCCAAAGCAGCCTGGCTGGCTGACGGTTCCTTCGACACGCACACGGACCTCGGATGTCTCGTCTTCTCCCGGTGCTTTCGCGGCTACCCAGACGGGTTCTGTGTCGCCTGCCAGCCACCATCTACAGGCGGTTCCCTCCGGCACAAACTCGCTCATTTCAAAACCGATCGTGTAGATCCCACGAAACGCTTTCGCTTGAGCAACAGCTGAATCGTCGCATTCCACTCTCGGGCAATCCTGGCGCTGTGCAAGAGCGCGTTCGACCGACCCAGTGATGGATAGGGCCAACAGGACCGGCAGAACCAGCGCGCGAGTTGCCGGCA
It includes:
- a CDS encoding transposase — its product is MKDFIARQRGAIHLEYLPAYAPELNPVEYIWGYWKKHELPNFCPKDFSQLTTVARRALRRMQRRPTLVTAFWQQAELF